The Acidimicrobiales bacterium sequence TTGACCGACACGCCGCCGATGGTCTGACCGAGCGTGCCGATCGAGCCGTAGACGAACTGGGGCGTCGGCGGGTTCTCACCTCGCACCTCGTTGTCCACCGTGGACAGCACGAGGTTGTACGGCGCAGCTCGGTCGGCGATGCGGTGGTAGTAGCTCTCGCGCCACACCCAGCCGACGTCCACGAGGTCACCGGCGTTCGACGCATTGCGCAGCGCCCCGAGCACCGTCGGGTTGCCGCCCGACGACGCGAACCCGGGCACGCCCAGGCCGTGGACGAGGTCGAAGTCGCTGGTGCGTCCGGAGCGGATCGGGCCCAGGATGTCCGGCAGTTGGCTGTGGAAGACGGCGGCGAAGCGGGTCTTGGCGTTCTCGACGAACTCTTCGTAGACGATGTCCGCCTCGTGGATCCCGAACTGGGGGCGACTGCTCTCGTTGTTGTTGCCGATCTTGACCAGGACCGCACCCGCTTCGGGGTCCGCCTCGCCGGCGGACAGTCCGGTCAACGGCATGACCGGCCCGACCGGCTCCGTGGTGGTCGTCGTGGAGGTCGTGCTGCTCGACGTCGTGGACGTGGTCGTGGTGCCGTCGGCATCCCCACCATCGTCACCACCGCACGAGGCGGCCAGCAGGGCGAGGACGAGCAGGACGAGCAGGGCGGCGGCTCGGCGGCCGCGTCGTGTGGAGGACATCAGAGTTCCCGGAGAGTGTCGATGCGCTCGGTCAACAACGGCTGGACGACGCCGTGTGAGCCGCGCGGGCCGATGAGCCAGAGGTGTCGCGACGCCGCCTTGTCGGGGACGCCGTCGGCGTTTGCCGCCTTCTCGAACGCGCCGGCGAGGGCCGGCGGGTAGCGGGTGAGCCGCACGCCCTCGATGTCGACCATCGCGAGGCGGCGGTCGTCGAGCAGACGACTGCGGAGACGGTCGGCGAACGGACCGTAGAACGGTGCCACGGACGCCAGCACGGTCGCCGCGTGGATCCCGTTGCCGAACATGACGAGCTCACGAGCCACGACCGCCTGGAGCTCGAGGCGGTCGAGCTGGCGCAGCGCACCGGTGGTGACGACGAGTCGCGTGTCGTTCGCGTTACCGGCGACCGCGGCATCCGGAGCCCGCGACTCGACGAGATACAGCTGCGGTTCGCTGATGCCGTGGCTGGCGCAGATGCTCTCCACGAGGCTCTCGAGCCGGGGCTCGGAGCCGGGGATCAGCGGCTGGGCACCGAGCGAACGCAGCGCCGCTTCCGGGGCGCGTCGCTCGAACCACCAGATAAGGGCGACGGCGATCGCGACACCGACGACGAGGCCGATGAGCAACGAGAGGGGCGGATCGAGCACCGCGGCGACGACGATCGCGACGACGAGCGCGGGAACGATCGCCGGCGCGAGCAACAGGAGGCGAGGCGCGACAGTGGGCATGGTGCAGGCTCCGGAACGGTCAGAACTCGACGGAGACGTTGCCCCGCTCTTCGCCCTCGGTCTCGAAGTACTCCCGCTCGTTGAAGCGCAGCGCGCCGGCCAGCAGCACGGCCGGGAACGTCTGGATCGCGGTGTTGTACTTGAGGACGGAGTCGTTGTAGTGCTGACGGGCGAAGGCGATGCGGCCCTCGGTCGAGGTCAGCTCCTCCTGGAGCTCGAGGAAGTTCGTGTTGGCCTTGAGGTCCGGGTAGGCCTCGCTCAGCGCGAAGAGCCGGTTGAGCGCGCCGGTGAGCATGTTCTCGCTCTCGGCGGCCTCGACCGGGCCGCTCGCGGCCGTGGCCGCGTTGCGGGCCTCGATGACCGCTTCGAGGGTCTCCCGCTCGTGCGAGGCGTAGCCCTTCACGGTCTCGACCAGGTTCGGGATGAGGTCCCAGCGCCGCTTGAGCTGGACGTCGATCTGCGCCCAGGCGTTCTCGATGCGGTTCCGGAACTTGACGAGGTTGTTGTAGAGCCGGATCACGTAGAAGACCAGCAGCAACACCACGACGAGAATGACGATCAGTGCAATGACCATGGATGGCATCGTAGCCCTGCGAACGCGCCGTTCGGCCGCGCTGATCAGCGGCGGCGGGCGACGGTGTGCAGGATCCGCTCGTAGCGGACGAGGTAGAGGTCCGCCAGCGCCGCCATGGAGAACTCCTCGGCCCGTTCGCGACCCGAGGTCACCAGCGCATCACGACGGCGCTCGTCTCGCATCACCTCCCGCAGACTGCGGGCGAGCGCGGCGGCGTCGCCGGCGGGGAAGAGCAGCGCATCGCTGCCCTGCCGGGCCGCGTTCGCGTAGCCGGGGATGTCACTCGCGACCACCGGCGTCCGCGCCGCCATGCCCTCGAGGAGCACGATGCCAAACGATTCGCCGTGCAACGACGGTGCGCAGAAGACATCGGCGCCCTTGATGCGCGAGATCTTCTCGGATTCGCTGATCGCGCCGAGCCACACCAGACGCGGATCGCCGGCGTACGCGGCCCGCAGCGCCTCGGTCTCCGGACCCTCGCCGGCGATCCAGATCCGAACGTCGGGCGGCAACAGCGCCGCGGCCTCGAGCAGCACCCGCAGCCCCTTGCGCTCCTCGTGACGACCGACGAAGAACACGGTCGGCCCGTCGGTCGGGTGGGCGTCGCTCTCGTCGTAGCGGCGGACCTCGACGGCGTTGAAGGTCAGGTCATAGTCGCCACCGAGATAGGTGCGTGCCATCGTGCGGGCGTCCTCGGACACCGCCACCTTGTCGTCGAGACGGGCGGCGAGGTAGCGCACGACGTTCGGCATGAGTTCGTAGCTCAGGGACTTGCCCGCCATGTGGAACGTGCCGAGCAGCGGGGCGGGTTTCGTCAGCAGGGTCGTGGTGGTCGGCCCCGGCGCGAGCGGTTCGTGGAGATGGATCACGTCGAACGCCTCGTCGCGCATCGCCCGGATGGTGCGGAGCTGGGCGGACGGGTCCG is a genomic window containing:
- a CDS encoding DUF3048 domain-containing protein, which produces MSSTRRGRRAAALLVLLVLALLAASCGGDDGGDADGTTTTSTTSSSTTSTTTTTEPVGPVMPLTGLSAGEADPEAGAVLVKIGNNNESSRPQFGIHEADIVYEEFVENAKTRFAAVFHSQLPDILGPIRSGRTSDFDLVHGLGVPGFASSGGNPTVLGALRNASNAGDLVDVGWVWRESYYHRIADRAAPYNLVLSTVDNEVRGENPPTPQFVYGSIGTLGQTIGGVSVKYPPAFGRESVHLWDADLAAWVRVQDGTLHTVIDGADDDGQGGTEVEIAPTNVVLASVTYGVSPADPSSPEAESFGMGPAQVFTQGREIQGTWSRTTDNPIWDLRTVSGDPIPLAPGPTWVLLVADADSRFATGDISTFSRADASAMLAEAREAYAESTAAG
- a CDS encoding M48 family metalloprotease, producing MPTVAPRLLLLAPAIVPALVVAIVVAAVLDPPLSLLIGLVVGVAIAVALIWWFERRAPEAALRSLGAQPLIPGSEPRLESLVESICASHGISEPQLYLVESRAPDAAVAGNANDTRLVVTTGALRQLDRLELQAVVARELVMFGNGIHAATVLASVAPFYGPFADRLRSRLLDDRRLAMVDIEGVRLTRYPPALAGAFEKAANADGVPDKAASRHLWLIGPRGSHGVVQPLLTERIDTLREL
- a CDS encoding LemA family protein is translated as MVIALIVILVVVLLLVFYVIRLYNNLVKFRNRIENAWAQIDVQLKRRWDLIPNLVETVKGYASHERETLEAVIEARNAATAASGPVEAAESENMLTGALNRLFALSEAYPDLKANTNFLELQEELTSTEGRIAFARQHYNDSVLKYNTAIQTFPAVLLAGALRFNEREYFETEGEERGNVSVEF
- a CDS encoding glycosyltransferase family 4 protein, with the protein product MRVGMVCPYSLTLPGGVQNQVLALARALRRKGHDVRVLAPCDGPPPDAGVTPLGLSLPASSNGSVAPVAPDPSAQLRTIRAMRDEAFDVIHLHEPLAPGPTTTTLLTKPAPLLGTFHMAGKSLSYELMPNVVRYLAARLDDKVAVSEDARTMARTYLGGDYDLTFNAVEVRRYDESDAHPTDGPTVFFVGRHEERKGLRVLLEAAALLPPDVRIWIAGEGPETEALRAAYAGDPRLVWLGAISESEKISRIKGADVFCAPSLHGESFGIVLLEGMAARTPVVASDIPGYANAARQGSDALLFPAGDAAALARSLREVMRDERRRDALVTSGRERAEEFSMAALADLYLVRYERILHTVARRR